In Taeniopygia guttata chromosome Z, bTaeGut7.mat, whole genome shotgun sequence, the sequence CCTAGCTGAGAGACTGCTCAGGGACAAGAGTGGGCTCCTGCCACTGCTTCCGAGCAGCCTCCAGCTTAACATATCTTGAGTCTACTTTCACTCTCTGTAGTCCTGTTTTCCTCTCGGCCTCAGGAAGCAGAAGGCAGGGAAGTGTTGGTCTGTCACAGCACATGATTCTACCCCCTCTCACCCCTCTCTCCACCTGCCTTGCAGCCCCCTCAGCGAGTGGGCCATTGTGCTTGGGGCCACCTCCTTGGGCCAGTCAGGCCCTGATGTGGAAGTGCGCCGGATTAAGCGTCTGGTCATTCATGAAAAATACACTCCTCAACTTGAGTATAATGACGTCGCCTTGCTGGAATTGGACCGTCCAGTCCGGTGCAGGTCTTCTATCCAGACTGCCTGCCTGCCTGGTCCTTCGGTGAAAGTGTCGGACCTGAAAAACTGTTACATTGCTGGCTGGGGTGACAGAATTGTCAAATGTAAGTTCCCACAAAGGATCTGTGCCTTGAGGGCAAGGCTGGCACACAAGGGAGGGAAGGCTGGGGCTCCCTGAGAGCAGAGGCCAAAATGAAAGTTGGGCTGTGGGACAAATGCCTCTGGAgagatgggcctgggctgctGCCCAGTGCagacagcagtgacacagcaATCCAACAGCTCTCTAGAGGCAGAACTAAGCCCTAGGGAAGGACTTCAACACAAAAACAGGCCAGAAGAATAGGCAAGGAGTTGCTGGGATCTCATTCCTTTCCCTGTTCACAGCATCGGGAAGAGATGTCCTGCAGCAGGCCAAGGTCCAAGTGGTGGATAAACAACTCTGCAACAGCAGCGACTGGCTGCAGGGGTACATCTACGACTTCCACGTGTGTGCTGGGCAAGGCGGTGTTGGCACCTGCCAGGTAAGAGCATGCTATGAGTCCCCCAGCAGTGTGGGCAGCCCCATCACaccaccccagcacagcccagcgcCTGCTTTCCCTGGTCCATTTCTCTCgaagccccagctctgcaccacCACTGGAGCTTCCTCCCCCCTTCCGATCTGCGGGTACTTGCTCACAGCCCTGAAACATCCATGCACAGGGGAGACAGAGAGTCTCACTTTACAGGCACCCAGCCTGCTCCCAAGGGTTGGGTGTCAAGGTTCTGCAGGTCCCAGCATTTGAGCAGAGCCTTGCTCTGCCAGGAATCCCattctggcaggggctgggagggtAAAGGAGCCAACTAACTGCTGACAGGGGCATGCAAAAGCACCTTaatcctctctgctctgctgcagggtgACAGCGGCGGGCCTCTTGTCTGCCAAGATAGGCATGCTGGCTTCTTCTGGCAAATTGGCGTGACCAGCTGGGGAGTAGGCTGTGCCAGACCTAAACGGCCTGCAGTCTCCAGCTCCACTCAGTACTACTACAACTGGATCTGGAGCACAATGGGAAGAAAGCCAGCACCAGCAGTTGCTCCAGCGCCAGCACCGCTGCCAACCTACACCGCAGCCCCCCTGCAGACAGTAACTCCAAAACCAACACAACCCTGTCCATTTCCACGTGAAAAGCTGCAGCAATTCTTTGATCTGCTGAAGGATATCTTGCGGTACCTAAAGGAAAAGATGTTATGAACTGCAGAATGGACCACCTGCAGTTCACACTATAATGGGCTACAACCCTTTCCTTCTGAGTTACATTAATTGAAATTTCATTAAactgaattaaattttaaattgcaagcaaaaaaaaaaaaaaaaaaagacctgtATTTTCTACTCTGGGAATACTCTCCATCCAAATTTTATAAAATCCTACTGGCTTGATCACTGCCCAAGCAGCCTTTAACTCAGGGAACCCTTCACCCTCATCTAGGAAGAATTTGGCTTCACTCTCCTTTCTGTACAGTTCAATGCCTTCCCTACAGATATTAATATATCTACAGTGGAAAAGTAGCATCCGGCACCTTAAGTCTGCAACAACAAGTGCAAGAAACACAACACTAGGAAAAcgagagaaagggaaaaaatgggtgcAGATGTTGCCCTGTCATTAAGAATGTGAAACCCTTCTCTGCACTaaggatgatttttttcccctatcaGATGGTAGCTGGGTTTTTTGACCAATGTAGAAACCTAGGCAGTAAAGAATTAACACATTGCTATGCCCTAAACACCAACAGCCATCAAGCAGGCTAGTTATAACAGGATGTGCCTGGAAAGGGGAGCCATATGAAGGTAAGGCAGCACCATTCTGGAGCTGAATTTCCTGTTCCAGTCCATGGTGACCACACAACATAAAGGACAATTTAAGTGCAGGAGTGGGGTCAAGGACCAAGCAAGACCAATAGAGGGAGAATCAAGACCACCAAAACCCACAAAGCCCCCCAGCCCATTTCCAGAAAGATCCAGAATTCTGGGCTGCACATGCTAACTCATTTGTATGAAGAGTGAGGAACCTAATCTCCAAATGGGGAAAGCTTACCTATAAAAATGTACCAGAAGGGTGGCCTTCTCTCAGGACCCTGGACACCTGTTGGGTGGATCAATGCTGGACCCAGGAGCATGAACTTCTTTCCTCTCCTACctgatttcttttccccttcttcttccctctattcttttattctttttttttcctcttactaTTAGAAGATAGTGGCAGAACACATACCAATTGCCATGCTGAGTATGTAGTTTGTTAATAAAAgttggtgaggtttttttggacattttttttcctcttactaTTAGAAGATAATGGCAAAACACATACCAATTGCCATGCTGAGTGTGTAGTTTGTTAATAAAAgttggtgaggtttttttggacCCTTTTGGTTTTTGCCATTCTTTTTCATCTGTGAACATCTACAAATCTTGTTTGCTCCCTTCCACATAGGGGTGGATGTAACACCAATGCACAAACACTCCAGGGAAGATAAGTGCCTTCTCCAGTGCCAATCCCTGGGCCAAGGATCGGCTGCACATCTTGCCCTCTCACAGCAGCAGTCTGTAGTGTCAGCACATCTGTTTTGATCCAGCTACTGACAGACGCCTCTACCTGAATTAAGATGCCGACAATACCATGTGCCAAAGCCAAtagtatggattttatttaacagtcaACGTGAAGTAGAGAGATAGACAAAACAGGAAAGAGAGGAGGGCCAGAATGAGAGAAAGTGAGACAATTTAAGTAAAAAGCTATCACCACACTTGGATCCAGAAAGCATCATGTTGCGTTTTTCTTCACCCTGGTCTTCTTGCTGATGTGGTTCCCAGGGTGTTCAAAACTTTTCACTCTTTATACATTTTAGCAAACAATGGAATTAATGCTCATTGGCTACACTCAAGAGTTGATTCTCAGCACAGTTGCTGGGTTGGCTTTCTGTGTGGATTCTTTCTGTCCAGTATCAGTTCTCTTCCACTATCTGTTTTCCTCCCACTAGTCTGAGATAAAATCCAGACAGTCTTAACTCACACTCCTCTCAAGTGGGTTAACTCTTTCCAAGTTTCTCAGAGGCATGTTCAGGGACAGGGAGCTTCAGTCATCACAGATGAGCAGCTGCTTCTTTGGAGAGTTTGCCATGGTGGGCAAAGTCCTTTGGTGAAGTTAACACATCTTGGAGGGCCAAGGAGAACCTCCACTCTTTATTGGACAAGGGGGTAATATAGTTACCGGAtatgaggaaaaggctgaggtacCTAACATCTTCTTCGCTTCAGTTTTCAACAAGAAGAtaggttgtcctcaggacaactggcctcctgagctggaagatggggacagggagcagaataGCCTCCCCTGTCATCCAGGAGGGAGCAGTTagtgacctgctgagccacttAGATGCTCACAAGTCTATGAGACCACACAGGATCCACCCTAGGTTGATGAGGGAGATGGCAGAAGACCTTGACAAGTGCtttccatcatttaccatcagtcctgaGTAACCAGGGAGGTGCCAGATGACTGGGTTGGCCAATGTGATGCGCATCCATAAGAAGGGCCATAAGGAACATACAGGAAACTCCAGGCCTCTCAGCCTGACCTTGGTGCATAGTATGGCTATGGAACAGATCATCTTGAGTGTGGTGACGCAGCACCtacaggacagctgagggatcagacccagccagcatgGATTTAggaggggcaggtcctgcctgaaCAACCTGATCTCCTTATAACCAGGTAACCCACCTGATGGATGAGGggaaggctgtggatgttgtctgcCTGGCCTTCAGCAATGCCTTTGACACCATCTCCCCGTAGGattctcctggaaaagctgcagcccacggcttggacaggagcactctgtgctgggttaggaactggctgcAGGGCCAGACCCAGAGAGTGGAGGTGAATTGTGTCACATCCACTTGGTGGgcagtcaccagtggtgtccctcaggagtctgtgctggggccagtcTTGCTGAATACCTTTATTAATAGTCTGGATGAGGGAACTGAGTCCACCATTAGCAAATTTGAGGTGACACCAAATTGGATGAAAGCATTGATCTGTTAGAGGGTaagagggctctgcagagggctctggacaggctggatagGTGGGCTGAATCCCACTTATCAatatgaggtttaacaagtctAAGTGCCAGGTCCTAGACTTTAGTCACAACAAGTCCCTGCAGcaacacaggctggggacagagtggctggacagtggccaggcagaaagggacctggggttGCTGGTCAACAGGTGattgaacatgagccagcagtgtgccctgggggccaagaaggcaaatggcccctggcctgtatcaggaacAGTGTggccagggcagtgattcttcccctgtactgGTTAGGCCTCTCCTCtagtgctgtgcccagttctggcccctcagtttgggaaggacgttgagatGCTGAAaagtgtccagaggagggcaacaaggATGGTGAATGGTCTGGGTCACAAGGGgctatgaggagtggctgagggagctggggttgtttagcctggagaagagaaggctcaggggtgaccttatcaaCTTATATCAGttccctgaaaggagggtgtaggCAGGTGGTGGTCGGTCTCTTTCCTCAGGCAACCAGCAATAGAAGAGGACAAAGTTTTAAGCTGTactggggaggtttaggctAGACACTaggaaaaattcttcacagaaatggTGATTTTGGGCATTGGAAAAGACTTCCCAGGGagggtggtggagtcactgtccctggaggtgtttaaggaaagactggacatAGCTCTTAGTGCTGTGGTCTGCTTGACAAGGTGATCTttggtcataggttggactcaatgatctcagagtttttttatttttttagtctagctgattctatgattctgtggttgGTGGTTAAGGCAATTGTGCTCTTCAAGTCTCCTACAATATTTTATGCAGCTCTGGTCATCAAGGGTGCACAGGTTCTCAGAGCCCCTGAGACCTGTCAGCAGGAAGCAAAGCCTTCATCTAGTCTTCACTAGAGACCACCTGCACAGGTGATGCTTGACCAGCATCTGCTAAGGCCATATTGGATTTTGGTCCACAGTGTTTACtttgtaaaaagaaaaccacccCATTATAAAAACTGCATTCAATTAATCACATTTGCTCATTCAAGAGTGAACTTAAAGAAgatagaaagaaaggaaaaatccagTCTCCAGCCCttagatttaatttaaaatccagGACCTCAAAGGTATTGAACCACTTAATTCCCACTATCCATTTGTGACAGACAGGTGTCTCAACCCTACATATTTTCAGCTGCCAGAGACCATCTTCCCAGGCTCTCAGAAAAGACACAGCCTGTCGAGCATGCCTGTAAGATCTGGAGGGCTGAGTCTCTCCAGGGTGGTAGTGAGAAGGGCACTAGGGCTTGAGGAGTCAGGAGGGTATCCTTCTCCAGGGGCTTGGGTATTTCTTCAAATCCTCCTTGGGACAGCAAGGGAGCAGGATTTCTCCACTTCATTGCACTGTGTGAGATTCTGTGGTACTGCCAGTGATGGGGAGCAGCCCATCAGTACTCCCTGAATTGCCATGGAGAACAGATAAAGCCATGGGGACATCAGAGTGCCCCATTTGTCATGATGAGCAAGAGGGTGTCACTCATGTGATAGGCTGTGGCCACGAGTTCTACAGGGGCTGCATCCTGCGTTGGGCAGAGAAGAAACCAGAGTGCCCACTCTGCAGAAGATTGatggagtctgtcaggttttCTGTGCAGGAACAAAAATACCTGGAGTGTATCATCACACCTCAGGGAGAATCACCAGGGAGCAGCAGTCAGGTTGGATGCAGGACTGGATCCAGGCAGAAGGAGCTCTTGGCCTCCTGGATGGAAACAGCTGCCAGTGCCTTACAGCTGTTCCTTAGTCTTCTTTGGGGAGAGGGACACGTTCCCCAGCTAAGCAGCGGTCTGTAGCATCCTCGTGATGGCTGGCAATGAGAGCAGTCTTGTATGCCCTGCCCGCCCTGTCCAGATGGGTGTAGCAGGGCACCTCGCCCCAGAGGAACTTATCTGTTGCTTTTAGCTGGTGGAATAACAGAGCACCTTGACCCAGAACTTCTCTCTTTTGTGTTAATtgatgaaaaaatgcaaatatgacaagCTGTCTTGTAGTGAATTACTTTCACACTATGGGAGTAGCACTCCCAGCTGATAACAAATATCTTGCCCTGGAAGTGACATCTGGAAAGATAAGCTGGAATTTTTGTCTGATGGACAACCCACCTTACAAACTGTGAAAGGTACACCAAGTTTTCACAAAGCAGGAAATCTTCTGCACATTCCCTGGAAATGTATGGAATTTTTCCCCAAAGCAGGGACAGTTGATTTATGGCTACTCCTCTGAGGATGAGTGAAAGGATTTAGTGTACACTATCATAATTTCAGTGATAAATTATATCTGACTCTTAATCAATACAATTTATTTTGCTAACTTTAATATAGGTACAATAATATTGTGCACTGTTTTATGTAGTCTACTAGATGTACTTTTTGGTTTATACCATGTAGTAACTCTGACTAAGGCCTTGGTTATCTGCTCTCTGTTCAATAAATAACTAATTTTATAAATAGACCTGATCTGCCATGCTTAGAACTTGCAGGCTAGATTGATTTTAGGTGTGGGTGACCCAAATTTAAGCTGTTGcaaaaaaatctggattttagGCAGATTTGCCTGAAGCTTCCACTTGATCCATGACAATGGGGAGATGATGCTCCAGATGCTGCAGCCTTTCCCGGAGGAATACACAGAACAGCTGGTTGATGGCACTGCCAATTTCACTGTGGGCCAATACAGTGAGGAGTCCCAGAGGCTGCTGCGCTCCCATGATGCTGGAAAGGAGGACCCAGCCCTGAGGCCAGTTCCTGCTCCACCAGCTCCCAGGTAGGGACTCCCACTGGCATCCTATGGCCGGCTGGGGGACAATGTACAACTCACAGACGGGACGGGACTGCTGAGCAACGCGGCtcgagctgtttattttccagcacCAGTATCATTCTATGGATATGACAATGGGAAGaggccagcagctcacatccccGGCAGCTGACCAAGAACTTCATGTCACAACTTCCCTTAAAAACTTAAACTCTTAAAATAGTCAAAACTCCCATGGTcatgggcacacctggcactgGATTTCTACAATTTTTGTAAGTTTAACAAGTTAGCATATTTAACAAATATTGTCCAATTAGAAGAGCAGTTGGTTAGGTAATTTCCCCTGGGTTCTGCCCCACTGGAGTTGTTCCAGGGGCTTTCTGGTTATGTCTTCTAAGTTCTAGCGTCCTTGAAACACAGTGACAACACAATGTCCTTGTTAGCCTAAAATGCCAGACTAAAACAGTATTTCAGTTAGAAGGTTAGCTTACTGTTCTGAAAGGTAGGGGGAAAGGGTAGGAAAAGAAGAACCATGTGTTAGTTGTCTACAAATCtacaaatacataaaaaacATATAGGAGAAATCTCTAAACATCAAGGGCAGCAGCCACCGTCTGACTGTTCCTTGTCAGGACTAGGGACACTTTCACAGGAAGCCCTAACATCCCCAACAGAAGAGGGCTGCTGGCCCCAGTCTTGCAGGCAAACCATTTTGCTGGCAGAACTAGCAGGGGTCCAGCACATTTCTAgactggaaaaaggaaatacattCTTTCTCTCACACAgtctctggctgctgctttctcccctttctgctgcctttccccttccccttgtGCCCCACTGTGGTTGGCACTTGCCTGTTAGGGAGGCAGGATATTGAGGAAATTGCAGTTGCAATGGGAgctgcaggctgagctctggATGGGAGCCAGAGGCCATGAACTGCCAACCCTTGGTACAGGGAAGGGCACAGGGACCTGCGGCAGCAGGCTGGGGACTGGAcactgaggcacagcaggagctgagacCCCCAGACTTTGGTGCTGTGAGGGCATGAAAACCCAGGGGTTAATTGTTCAGGGCCCCTtctcagaggcaccagctggAGCTGTTGTTATTACTTACTGCACCATGATTAAGCTATTTGAAGGACCTGGATGTCCAAGAATCTGCTGTGGGAAACCTGGGGTTGAGCTGGTAAAGGAATCCTGGTCTGAATGTGAGTGTGAGGGGTGTAGCTGTGAAGGGGCTTCAGTCCCAGCTTAGGTGATGTGAATGTGACTGGCAGAGCGGCTCCTGGATGGTCAGACAGGGAAGCTTCTTTAACAGCagggttcagggctggatccAGGTGAGACCATGCTGTGAAAGTCCTTGTGGGTCTCCAGAAGCAGCCAGCTGGGTAGCAGCCGTATGAggaaaggagcagggagggcagcatGGCCTGGCTGGAAGATGCCCAGGCCTTATGTTCATTCGGAAATGCCAGCCAGCCCATGGCTCAGATTTCTGATCCTCCCTCAGACCATCATGTGCACAGCAGTGGTTGCAGAGTTGGTGAagtccagcagcacctgggaaaagagaagctgcagatAATCCCTGGAAACAAAtacctgctccagcaggagcagtgagTGTCCAGTGGGAAGGCAAGTTCTGCCACGGGAACTAATGCCAACATGTGGGAGTGAAGACTTGTGCAGTTTGGATCTGCATGAGCCACTGTGGAGGCCTGTGGGCCTGCAGGAGGACTTCTTGGGGCTATGccctggaaggatgtcccctaGACTTTAACCTTTCGCTTATCATGGCCGTAGATATAAACTTTCCCAtgaactcaatttttttttcaatgtacaTTTGATACATTATTAGTATATAATATAGATAGAGATATAATacacctatatatatatatatatatatatatatatatatatatatacagtgaTCATATAGTgattattgaaaataatttatgttgcAATATTTGGTGGTAATTGACAGAAAATTTGAcaatcatttaaatttaaattttagttgcacAATTTTTAACAGActtccttttccagttttcGTATTCATCCGCCACATACCTGTACCCACTATCCCTGAGAAGGACAGGACTGGAGATGGAACCTGCTCAAGAGCACAGGCCAGCCACCAGCCATCTGCCATCTGCCCTTCTTTTCCGTGCCCATGCCAGGATGGCACTGGCCATGCCTCCCCGGATTCTACCCTAAGCCACCTTGTGACAGCCCTCAACCCTGCTCCCGCTTCCCTGTTGTATTAGCAGTCCCCGATTTTTGTTGTAATTCATGTTTCAGAGATTCCCGATACAGGCAACCCTCAGAAGCCAGTCACCCcagttcttttaattatttaggaAGGAGAGTCGGCACCCTCCGGACAGCCGGAGGAGCGACTCTGGTGCCCCACAGGAGACCCGTGCCCGGCCACACCATAAGGTCCTCACAGGCTGGTCCCCcctaaagccttttcttttggcttttgtgTTTAGGGAAGGGCATCAGGGGAAGGTACCATAGCCAGtccttttgattttctcttctcttttgatttaTGGGTAAGTGAGGGGGAATGAAGTGGTGGAGAGCTGCCCGGTACTTGGGCCCTTAGAAGTGATGGGAAatgaaaactgtatttaattCTTGTTTAGTTATTCTCTGCAATATGAACTCACTTGTTTATCTTAATTCTCAAGTTTAAAGTCTATAAAATATTGTGTTATTTTTAGTTAAGACAAGGTTATTATTTATACTATGATTGTTTTACctttcatttgaaataaaaccagaaagggGGAGTTGTGGGAGCttgtcctggaggggatgggcAGTAAAGTGGTCACACATCAGTCAATCAACAACCAACAGGAAGCCTCAGTGCAGCCTCTCAGGCAGATGTTACCTGGAGGGCTGCCTTCCCAAGAGCCATCTCTTTGGTCAGTGGGGCTATCTCCTGCGAATCACCAGATGCTCGAGGTGCAGATGTAGTAATGAAGACCAACCAGTGAGACGAGAGAAGCTTGCTGTTTGAAATTCCAACTCTGTTTattgaggggcaggagaagaggCTGAAGGGCTCATAGgcagcaaaaaaaccctgagtGAGGGACGGTCTAGGGTATACAACTAGGACAGGGTAGGAGTGGTAACTGTAGAGAGGAACCAGCCAGGGAAGGGACAAGGGGAGGAGCAAGGATGGGATGATCAGGAAACAACAAATGGAGGGACAGGGGGTGGATAACAACTTACAGGGGCCAATGAACAAGCATAGACCAATGAACTTTCTAGAACAGGCGACTGAAGAGCAATTTGATGCACAGAAAAGGGGGTGTAGTTTCTTTTACAGTGTTTTCCTCCCACAGCATCTCAAGCTCATATCTTCCCTTCCCATATCCTACACCTCAGGAGAAGAGAAGCCACAATGGATGACACCCAGACAATTTATGGTGAGATTATCCAAAGAGTAAAGGACTCTGGAACTGATTGGAAGTGGCCATGCATATCAACAGCTGGCGATTGGCCAGAGGGCTTCTGGAACTTTCCATGaaaaactatatatatatatatatatatatatatatatatatatatatatatatatatatacatatatagtGTCAGCGAACTGTTACTTGGAAATGGGGTGAACAGAGGGAGTgcaagagacagagagagagagggggacTGATCCACTTCCTTTTAAACTTTTCCTGGTGCACACCTCTTATGTAGAACAGATTTTGCCACTGTTTCAGGCCTGTGCAGTCAGCCCTTCGGTGCTTTCCAGGAAGGGAGTCTGGAGTGGGAGTTCACAGAGCAGCACTAAGCACAAGTCTCATGGCAGAAAGAGATGTTGGCTCAGCTCAGTGCTTTCCCATCTCCACAACACCCTCTCTTCCAGTCACAGCTTTTCTGTTACAACAGTCAGAATGAGATAAAACATTCTTATGCCTGGTACTCCACAACAGGTGACTGTGTAAGTTATTATCTTGTTATGCACAACACTAATGGTTTACTattctagtaaaaaaaaaaaaaaattgaaagcatGGAGCTTTATAATATCTTTTGagattttgaaagagaaatgtagtttttatgttttttgaaGAATTGCTGGCCTGGAGG encodes:
- the LOC100221796 gene encoding acrosin-like — encoded protein: MILLCILILLALCRPAQGTCGQTCGLRPMGTTVGSTRVVGGTDVMPGTGAWAGIASVRCYWNPPVSVHVCGGTLVGAQWLLTAAHCFVNRTNPLSEWAIVLGATSLGQSGPDVEVRRIKRLVIHEKYTPQLEYNDVALLELDRPVRCRSSIQTACLPGPSVKVSDLKNCYIAGWGDRIVKSSGRDVLQQAKVQVVDKQLCNSSDWLQGYIYDFHVCAGQGGVGTCQGDSGGPLVCQDRHAGFFWQIGVTSWGVGCARPKRPAVSSSTQYYYNWIWSTMGRKPAPAVAPAPAPLPTYTAAPLQTVTPKPTQPCPFPREKLQQFFDLLKDILRYLKEKML